The DNA region GATGGTGATGCCGGGCGACAACATCCAGATGGTTGTGAACCTGATTGCACCGATTGCGATGGATGACGGTCTGCGCTTCGCCATTCGCGAAGGTGGCCGCACCGTCGGCGCCGGCGTCGTCACCTCCATCATCGAATAGGCATACAACGGATCGGCGGTTCCCTCATGGGACCGCCGGTCGTTTTAACGGGACACCGAAATGGATAGTCAACACATACGGATCCGGCTTAAGGCCTTTGATCACCGCGTGCTCGACCAGTCGGCGAGCGAGATCGTCGGCACGGCCAAGCGGACCGGTGCAGAGGTTCGGGGTCCCATCCCTTTGCCAACACGAATTGAAAAATTTACGGTTCTTCGTTCGCCGCACGTCAATAAAAAGGCGCGTGAGCAGTTCGAGATTCGTACCCACAAACGTCTGCTCGACATTATCGACCCGACGCCACAGACGGTTGACGCGCTTATGAAGCTCGACCTGGCGGCGGGTGTCGACGTGGAAATCAAGCTTTAAGGGGCCGAGATGCGTACCGGCATCATTGCAGAGAAACTGGGTATGACCCGCGTCTTCGACGACGGCGGCAATCACATCCCGGTCACGGTTTTGAAGGTCGACGGCTGTGATGTCGTCGATCAGCGCACCATTGAACGCGACGGATATACGGCCCTCCAGGTCGGTACCGGCAACGCGAAACCCAAACGTGTCGGCAAGGCCATGCGTGGCCATTTCGCCAAGGCGAAGGTCGAGCCGCGGCGCCGGGTCACGGAATTTCGTGTCGCCGAGGATGCGTTGCTGGATATTGGTTCGCGGATCAGCGTCGAACATTTCGTCTCGGGCCAGTTCGTTGACGTCACCGGCACATCGATTGGTAAAGGTTTTGCCGGTGCGATGAAGCGACATCACTTCGGTGGACTGCGGGCCACTCATGGTGTTTCGATTTCCCATCGAAGTCACGGTTCAACGGGGCAGTGTCAGGATCCGGGCAAGGTATTCAAGGGCAAGAAAATGGCCGGTCATATGGGTGCAACCCGGGTGACCACCCAGAATCTGCGTATCGTGGGGACCGATCTGGACGAAGGCCTGATCCTCGTTGAGGGTGCGGTGCCGGGCTCCAAAGGCGGCTACGTCTTGGTGCGGGACGCGATCAAGAAGACGCTTCCCGAGGATGTGCCCTATCCGACAGTCGCATCGGATGCGCCGGTTGAGGATACCCCGGAAGAAGTTGTTGCCGCCGACGAGGGTGTCGAAGACGCCACCGCGGCTGAGGCGCCTGCTGACGATAGTGCCGACAGCGCGGATACCGCCGCTTCGGACGATACGGAATCGAAGGACTGACCCGCATGAAACTCAAGGTCGTCAATCTTGAAAACAAGGCTGCCGGAGAAATCGATCTCGATGACGGCATCTTTGGCGCGCCGCTCCGCAAGGATCTGCTGGCGCGTGCCGTCAATTATCAGCTCGCCAAGCGCCGTCAGGGTACACACAAGACCAAGACCCGTGGCGAGATCAATGGCAGTACCGCGCGACCGTGGCGCCAGAAGGGTACGGGCCGTGCACGTGCGGGTGACCGCAAGGCCGGTCATTGGCGCGGTGGTCAGACGACATTCGGCCCGCAGCCGCGCGACCATTCGATGGATCTGCCGAAGAAGGTGCGCAAGCTGGCACTGAGAGTTGCTCTCTCGTCCAAGCATGCGGACGGCAAACTGGTTGTACTCGACACTGCGAGCGCTGCTGAGCCGAAGACAAAGGCAATCGCTGCACAGCTCAAGGCTCTCGGGCTTTCATCGGCTCTCATTGTCGACGGCACCGAGCTGGATCGTAATTTCCAGTTGGCGGCCCGCAATATTCACGGTGTCGACCTTCTGCCCCAACAGGGCGCGAACGTTTACGACATTCTGCGCCGCGACACGCTGGTGCTGACGCGCCAGGCCGTCGAACAGCTTCAGGAGCGCCTCCGATGAGCTCTAATCGCAAGCCCCGCGGCCGAATTCAGGTTTCGAATGAGCGTATGTACGAGCTCGTTCGTTCGCCGATCATTACCGAAAAAGCGACGCTGGTGTCGGAGCATAACCAGGTCATGTTCCGGGTACCGGTGGACGCGACCAAGCCTGAAATTCGGGCTGCGGTCGAAGGTCTGTTCAACGTCAAGGTAACGGCCGTGAACACGATCCTGCAGAAAGGCAAGACCAAACGCTGGCGCGGTCAGCCGGGTCGCCGAAATGATGTGAAGAAGGCCGTTGTGAGTCTCGCCGATGGCGATTCGATCGACATCACGACGGGCGTCTAGAGGGTTCGAAATGGCACTAAAGCAGTTCAAATCGATCACCCCGGGACAACGTGGACTCGTCCTCGTTGATCGTTCGGAACTTTGGAAAGGTGGCCCTGAAAAGGCACTGACCGAAGGTCTGAACAAGAAGGGTGGCCGCAACAACACCGGTCGGATTACCGCGCGACGTCGCGGTGGCGGGCACAAGCGCCTGTACCGGCATGTCGATTTCAAACGTCGCAAATATGATGTGCCGGCGACCGTCGAGCGGATCGAATATGATCCCAATCGTACGGCATTCATTGCGCTGATCGCATACGAAGATGGTGAGAAGAGCTACATCCTGGCGCCGCAGCGCCTGAATGTCGGTGACACGGTCGTCGCCGCACAGCGCGCCGATGTGAAGCCGGGCAATGCAATGCCGCTGCGCTCGATCCCGATCGGGACCATCATTCACAATGTTGAGCTCAAGGCCGGTGCCGGCGGCAAGATGGCGCGCGCGGCGGGTACCTATGTGCAGCTGGTTGGCCGTGACCGCGGTTACGGGCTGCTAAAGCTCGCCTCGGGCGAGGTGCGAATGGTGCGTCAGGAATGCATGGCGACTATCGGTGCGGTGTCGAACCCGGACCAGGGCAACATCAAACTGGGTAAGGCCGGCCGTAAACGCTGGCTTGGCAAGCGTCCGTCTGTTCGCGGCGTTGCCATGAACCCGATCGATCATCCTCATGGTGGTGGCGAAGGCCGGACGTCCGGTGGTCGCCATCCTGTAACCCCATGGGGCAAGCCGACCAAGGGCAAGCGGACACGGTCTAACAAGAAGACCGATTCGCTGATCCTGCGTCGGCGCGCGAAGTAGAGGAGAACGGCAGTGGCACGTTCTGTATGGAAAGGTCCGTTTGTCGACAGCTATCTGCTCAAGAAAGCAGAAGTGGCGCGGGCGTCAGGCCGTAACGATGTGATCAAGACCTGGTCGCGCCGTTCCACGATCCTGCCCCAGTTCGTCGGTCTGACATTCGGTGTCTACAACGGTCAGAAATTTATTCCGGTTCTCGTGACAGAGAACATGGTGGGGCAGAAGTTCGGCGAGTTCTCGCCGACCCGTTCCTACTTCGGGCATACGGCCGACCGTAAGTCGAGGCGGGCATAGTCATGGGCAAGAAAGCCACACCGCGGAACCTGGCTGATACCGAGGCCCGCGCCGTTATCAAGAACCTCCGGGTCAGTCCGCAAAAGCTGAACCTTGTCGCGGCGCAGATCCGCGGCAAGCCGGTGCAGCGCGCGCTCATGGATCTGGAATTCTCGCGTCGGCGCATTGCGCAGTCGGTCAAGGCTGGCCTCGAAAGTGCAATCGCGAATGCGGAAAACAATCATCAACTCGACGTCGACCGCCTGGTCGTTGCCGAGGCCACTGTTGGCAAAGGACTCGTGATGAAACGCTGGCGCGCGCGCGCGCGCGGACGCGTTGCGCGAATTCACAAGCCGTTCAGCCAGATCACGCTCGTCGTTCGCGAGCAGGGAGAGGCATAAGTATGGGTCAGAAAATCAACCCGATAGGGCTTCGGCTCGGTATCAACCGGACCTGGGATTCCAGGTGGTATGCCGAAGGTCAGGCCTATGGCAGCCTCCTGATGGAGGACTTGGAACTGCGTCGCGTGCTCGAAAAGCGCCTCGCGGGTGCCGGTGTCAGCCGGATCATCATCGAGCGGCCGGCCAAGAAAGCACGCATCACCATTCACTCGGCTCGCCCGGGCGTGGTGATTGGCAAGAAGGGCGCCGACATCGAGAAATTGCGTAGCGATATTGCACGCATGACCGGTTCCGAGGTGAGCCTCAACATCGTCGAAGTGCGCAAGCCCGAGATCGATGCGGCACTGGTGGCCGAGAATATCGCACAGCAGCTTGAGCGTCGCGTCGGTTTCCGCCGGGCGATGAAGCGCGCCGTGCAGAATGCCATGCGCCTGGGTGCGCTTGGCGTACGTGTGATGTGTGGTGGCCGTCTCGGCGGCGCCGAAATCGCGCGGACCGAGCAGTATCACGAAGGTAGTGTGCCCCTGCACACCCTGCGCGCCGACGTGCAGTACGGCACGGCGACTGCCATGACCACTTACGGCACTTGCGGCGTGAAGGTCTGGGTCTACCGCGGTGACATCATGGAACATGATCCGATGGCACAAGACCGCCGGATCGAGGAACAGCAGTCGGGCGGAATGCCGGCTCGGTAGCCGCCCGGAGGTCTAGAGATGCTAAGTCCAAAAAGAACAAAGTACCGCAAACAGCACAAGGGCCGCCTGCATGGCGTTGCCCAATCCGGCAATTCGCTGAATTTCGGCTCCTATGGGCTGAAGGCGATCACGCCGGGGCGTGTGACGGCCCGCCAGCTTGAGGCTGCCCGCCGTGCAATGACGCGTCATATGAAGCGCGCCGGTCGTGTGTGGATCCGGGTTTTTCCCGATGTGCCCGTCAGTCAGAAGCCGGCGGAAGTGCGCATGGGTAAGGGCAAGGGTACCCCCGAATATTGGATGGTCCGGGTCAAGCCGGGTCGGGTGATGTTCGAGATCGATGGCGTGCCGGATGATGTCGCGCGCGAAGCATTTGAACTCGCTTCGGCGAAGTTGCCGCTTCAGACACGTGTCGTGTCGCGGATGTTGGGATAATTGTCATGAAAGCGACGGATATCCGGGCAAAAACCGAAGATGAACTGCGTGACGAACTGCGCGGTTTGAAGAAAGAGGCGTTCAACCTGCGGTTTCAGCAGGCGAGCGGCCAACTAGAGAATACGGCGCGGGTGCGCGATGTGCGACGGGATATCGCGCGCGTGCAGACAGTGCTCAACGAGCGCCGTCTGGCGCAATAGGAGTTAGCAGGATGCCGCGACGCGTTCTTACCGGCACGGTGGTGAGCAACAAGATGGACAAATCGGTCACGGTTCGCGTGGACCGGCGTGTTCGCCACCCGATCTATAAGAAGTTCATGACCCAATCGAAGAAGATTGCGGCCCATGACGCAGAAAACAGCCTCGAAATTGGCGATGTGGTTCGCATACGTGAATGTCGTCCGATTTCGAAGTCCAAGCATTTCGAAGTGATTGAAAAGGTTGGCGCCTAAGGCATTTGCCAGGGCCGTCATTGAGGACAGAAGACAATGATTCAGATGCAGACCAACCTGGAAGTCGCTGACAATAGCGGCGCGCGCCGGGTGCAGTGCATCAAGGTGCTGGGCGGATCAAAGCGCATGACCGCCGGCGTGGGTGACGTGATTGTGGTGTCCGTTAAGGAAGCCATTCCGCGCGGCCGCGTGAAGAAGGGTGAAATCCATCGTGCCGTTATCGTGCGCACGAAGAAGGATATCAGCCGCTCGGATGGCAGCACGATCCGTTTCGACAGCAATGCTGCCGTACTCATCACCCCGCAAGGCGAGCCCATCGGGACACGCATTTTCGGTCCGGTGACGCGTGAACTTCGCGCGCGGCGTTACATGAAGATCATTTCGCTGGCGCCGGAGGTGCTTTGATGGCGACAACTGCGAATATCAAGATGCGGGTGAAGCGCGGCGACCAGGTCGTCGTTCTCACGGGCCGTGACAAAGGCAAGACCGGCGAAGTGCTGCGCGTCGATCGCGAGCGCAACCGGGTTCTGGTTCAGGGCGTGAATATGGCCAAACGCCATCAGCGCCCGACCCAGACATCGCCCGGCGGCATAAACGAGTTCGAGGCGTCGATCCATGTATCGAACGTCGCCTTGATTGACCCTGACACAAGAAAGCCGACCCGTGTCGGCTACAAGACTCTCGACGACGGCCGCAAAGTTCGCTTTGCCAAGCGGTCCGGCGAGATCATTGACCAATAGGTGTGACATGACAACACGATTGGCCGAGCATTATGAGAGCGTCCTCAAGCCGAAACTGAAGGAACAGTTCGGGTATCCGAACGACCTGGCGGTTCCGCGCCTGGACAAGATTGTTCTCAATATGGGACTTGGCGAAGCGACGCAGGATTCGAAAAAGATCGAAACTGCGACGAACGAGATGGGCTTGATCGCCGGGCAGAAGGCACAAATCACCACTGCCAAGCAATCGATCGCGAACTTCAAACTCCGGGAAGGGGTGGCAATCGGCTGCAAGGTAACGTTGCGTCGTGAGCGGATGTTCGAGTTCCTGGACCGTTTGGTAACAATCGCTTTGCCGCGCGTCCGCGATTTTCGCGGCTTGCGTCCGACCAGTTTTGACGGACGTGGGAACTACGCGATGGGGCTGCGTGAGCAGATTGTGTTCCCGGAAATCAATTATGACGAGGTCGACGAAATTCGCGGCCTCGATGTCATCATTTGCACGACCGCAGATACGGATGACGAAGCGCGCGAACTTCTGCGCGGCTTCGAAATGCCGTTCCGCGAATAGACGTCGGTCAGGAGACCTAACGATATGGCAAAGAAGAGTGCGATCGAGAAGAACAAGCGGCGGCGCAAGCTGGTTGACCAGTATGCTGCCAAGCGTGATGAGCTGAAGGCCATTGCGCGCGATTCTTCACGTCAGCCCGAAGAGCGGTTCGCAGCGCGTATGAAACTCGCGAAACTGCCGCGCAATTCCGCAAAGGTTCGAATTCGTAACCGGTGCGAACTGACGGGGCGTCCGCGGGCGTATTACCGCAAGTTCCGCATGTCGCGGATTGCCCTGCGTGAACTGGGTTCCACAGGCCGTATTCCCGGTCTTGTGAAGTCGAGCTGGTAGGGGAGCGCACATATGTCGATGTCTGATCCTCTGGGCGATATGCTCACGCGAATTCGCAACGGACAGCGCGCGGGCCTCGGCTCCGTGGTGTCGCCGGCGTCCCGGATGCGCGAGCGCGTGCTTGACGTTCTGCAGACCGAAGGGTTTATCCGCGGATACAGTGTGGCGGAGATGCGTCAGGGTATTTCCGAGATCACGATTGAGCTGAAGTATCAGGAAGGCACACCGGTCATCCGCGAAATTCAGCGCGTATCGCGCCCCGGTCGCCGCGTATATTCGAAGATCCGCGACTTGCGCCAGGTTTATGGCGGGCTCGGGATTGCAATTTTGTCGACGCCCAAGGGCGTGCTGTCGGATAACTCCGCGCGTGCGGAGAATGTCGGCGGCGAGGTGCTGTGCCACGTCTTCTAGACGTGGGCACGGTTAAAGGAGACACGGAGTATGTCGCGAGTAGGAAGCAGCCCGGTCGCCGTCCCTGACGGTACCGACGTCCAGATTTCCGGCCAAATGGTTTCGGTCAAGGGCAAGTTGGGCGAGCTGGCGGTTGAATTGCCTTCCGATGTCGAAGTGACTCAGGATGGCAGCGATATCGTCGTCAAACCACGGTCAACCAGCAAGCGTGCCCGCATGTCATGGGGTACGTCGCGCGCATTGGTGAACAACCTCGTCTTGGGTGTCACCGACGGTTTCACCAAGACTTTGGAGATCACGGGCGTTGGCTATCGTGCGGCCGTACAGGGCAAGACCCTGAACCTGCAGCTCGGTTTCAGTCACGATGTGAATTTCCCGATCCCCGAGGGGATTTCGATCACTTGCGAAGGTCAGACGACGATCGTGATTTCGGGAGCCGATAAGCAGGCTGTGGGTCAGGTCGCCGCAAAGATTCGCGGCTATCGCAAGCCGGAGCCCTACAAGGGCAAGGGTATCAAGTACGCGGGTGAGGTAATCATTCGCAAGGAAGGTAAGAAGAAATGACGTCGACCCTACGCAATCTGGCAATCCGGCGGCGCAATCGCGTTCGCTCGAAGCTGCGGCGCGTCGCGAAGAGCAGTCGGCCGCGTCTCAGCGTGTTCCGTTCCGGCCGGCATATCTATGCGCAGGTCATCGACGATACCGCCGGCGCGACTCTCGCCGCGGCCTCATCGAAAGACAAGGAATTCAAGACCGGCAAGGGCTGGAATATCGATGGTGCGTCGGAAGTCGGCAAGTTGATTGCCGAACGCGCCAAGGCCGCCGGTGTCTCGGACGTCGTGTTCGATCGCGGCAGTTATCTTTTTCATGGCCGGGTGAAAGCCCTGGCCGAAGCCGCGCGTGGCGGCGGTTTGAACTTCTAGGGGTCGTCAGGAATGGCACAGGCACCACAACGCAATCGGCGTGATGGCGGCGGTCGTCGCGACAATCGTGAAGACAGCGAGTTCGTCGAACGCCTCGTCAGCATTAACCGTGTGGCGAAGGTTGTAAAAGGCGGACGACGGTTCGGTTTCGCGGCCATCGTCGTGGTCGGCGACCAGAACGGCCGGGTCGGACATGGTTCCGGCAAGGCCCGCGAAGTTCCCGAGGCTATTCGCAAGGCGACGGAATCGGCTAAGCGGGGGATGGTCCGTGTGCCGCTGCGCGAAGGGCGCACGCTGCATCATGATGTACAGGGCCATTTTGGCGCCGGTCACGTGGTCCTGCGGGCTGCGCCGGCGGGTACGGGTATCATCGCCGGTGGTCCGCTGCGCGCGGTGTTCGAATGCCTCGGCGTTCAGGATGTCGTGGCGAAGTCCATCGGCACGTCCAACCCGCATAACATGATCAAGGCGTCCTTCGAGGCGCTCGAGAACATGATGTCGCCGCGCGCCGTTGCTGCGCGTCGTGGGTTGAAAGTTGCCGACATCATCGGACGCCGCGGTGTCCAGGATTCGGTCGGCGGCGGTGAAGAGGCCGAGACGGCAGAGGCGGAGGCCGAAAATGGCTGATGCAAAGAAAACTGTTCGTGTCACGCAGCATGGCAGCGCAATCGGGCGCCGGGGTGATCAGCGTCAGACGTTGATCGGTCTTGGCCTCAACAAGCGCCATCGCACACGTGAATTGGAAGATACCCCTGCCGTGCGCGGCATGATCGAGAAGGTGAAGCATCTCGTTCGTGTCGAAGATGCGGACTGACGGATAGAGATCATGAATATCAACGAATTATCTGACAATCAGGGTGCCCGTCGCGCACGCAAACGTGTTGGTCGTGGCCCGGGATCCGGGCTCGGCAAAACCGGCGGTCGCGGCATGAAGGGTCAGAAGTCACGCTCCGGCGTGGCAATCAAGGGTTTCGAGGGTGGCCAGATGCCGCTTTATCGGCGGTTGCCCAAGCGCGGCTTTACCAAGCCGAACCGCGCCGATCTGGCTGAACTCACCCTGGGCCGCCTGCAGGCTGCGATCGACAGCAAGAAGCTTGATGCCGGCAGTGCGATCACCGAGGATGCGCTCGTCGCCGCCGGTGTGGTGCGCCGCAAACTCGATGGTGTTCGTCTTCTGGCGACCGGCGAACTCACGTCCAAGGTCAGCCTTGAACTGGCCAGTGCCACACGCGGTGCTATTGCGGCGGTGGAGAAGGCCGGCGGTTCGATCACCGTGTCGATTCAGCCGAAAGAAAAGACCCCGCGTACCGTCAAGACAGTGCCCGATGGCAATGCGGCGCCGGCGGAGAACGACGCCGATGAGGAAAGCACGGAATCGTAAACGGATTTTGTATTGATCCGAGACCGTGATCACCCACATGGATCGTGACGAAACGTTGCGAACGGAATATTAGATGGCGAGTACAGCCGAGCAAATCGCCTCGAACTTGAACTTTGGAGCCTTTTCGAAGGCGACAGAACTCAAGAAGCGCCTGTGGTTTACCCTGGGGGCACTGATCGTCTACCGGCTGGGCACGTTCATCCCGATCCCGGGCATCGATCCGGCCATTATTGGCGATATTTTTGCCCAGCAGTCGGATGGAATTCTCGGCGTGTTCGATGCGTTCGCCGGCGGTGCCCTGTCTCGCATGAGCATCTTCGCGCTCAATGTTATTCCGTATATCTCCGCGGCGATTATCATGCAGTTGATGACGGCCATATCGCCGAGCATGGAGCAGCTCAAGAAAGAAGGCGAATCCGGCCGCAAAAAAATAAACCAGTACACCCGATATCTAACGGTTTGCCTGGCGATCGTGCAGGCCTACGGGCTTTCGGTGGGGCTTGAGAGCCTGGCGACGTCCCAGGGTGCCGCGGTCGAAAATCCGGGTCTCTTCTTCCGCGCGAGCACCGTGATCACCATCGTCGGCGGCACCATGTTCCTGATGTGGCTGGGCGA from Alphaproteobacteria bacterium includes:
- the tuf gene encoding elongation factor Tu (EF-Tu; promotes GTP-dependent binding of aminoacyl-tRNA to the A-site of ribosomes during protein biosynthesis; when the tRNA anticodon matches the mRNA codon, GTP hydrolysis results; the inactive EF-Tu-GDP leaves the ribosome and release of GDP is promoted by elongation factor Ts; many prokaryotes have two copies of the gene encoding EF-Tu); this encodes MVMPGDNIQMVVNLIAPIAMDDGLRFAIREGGRTVGAGVVTSIIE
- the rpsJ gene encoding 30S ribosomal protein S10 yields the protein MDSQHIRIRLKAFDHRVLDQSASEIVGTAKRTGAEVRGPIPLPTRIEKFTVLRSPHVNKKAREQFEIRTHKRLLDIIDPTPQTVDALMKLDLAAGVDVEIKL
- the rplC gene encoding 50S ribosomal protein L3; its protein translation is MRTGIIAEKLGMTRVFDDGGNHIPVTVLKVDGCDVVDQRTIERDGYTALQVGTGNAKPKRVGKAMRGHFAKAKVEPRRRVTEFRVAEDALLDIGSRISVEHFVSGQFVDVTGTSIGKGFAGAMKRHHFGGLRATHGVSISHRSHGSTGQCQDPGKVFKGKKMAGHMGATRVTTQNLRIVGTDLDEGLILVEGAVPGSKGGYVLVRDAIKKTLPEDVPYPTVASDAPVEDTPEEVVAADEGVEDATAAEAPADDSADSADTAASDDTESKD
- the rplD gene encoding 50S ribosomal protein L4; this translates as MKLKVVNLENKAAGEIDLDDGIFGAPLRKDLLARAVNYQLAKRRQGTHKTKTRGEINGSTARPWRQKGTGRARAGDRKAGHWRGGQTTFGPQPRDHSMDLPKKVRKLALRVALSSKHADGKLVVLDTASAAEPKTKAIAAQLKALGLSSALIVDGTELDRNFQLAARNIHGVDLLPQQGANVYDILRRDTLVLTRQAVEQLQERLR
- a CDS encoding 50S ribosomal protein L23; this encodes MSSNRKPRGRIQVSNERMYELVRSPIITEKATLVSEHNQVMFRVPVDATKPEIRAAVEGLFNVKVTAVNTILQKGKTKRWRGQPGRRNDVKKAVVSLADGDSIDITTGV
- the rplB gene encoding 50S ribosomal protein L2, yielding MALKQFKSITPGQRGLVLVDRSELWKGGPEKALTEGLNKKGGRNNTGRITARRRGGGHKRLYRHVDFKRRKYDVPATVERIEYDPNRTAFIALIAYEDGEKSYILAPQRLNVGDTVVAAQRADVKPGNAMPLRSIPIGTIIHNVELKAGAGGKMARAAGTYVQLVGRDRGYGLLKLASGEVRMVRQECMATIGAVSNPDQGNIKLGKAGRKRWLGKRPSVRGVAMNPIDHPHGGGEGRTSGGRHPVTPWGKPTKGKRTRSNKKTDSLILRRRAK
- the rpsS gene encoding 30S ribosomal protein S19 produces the protein MARSVWKGPFVDSYLLKKAEVARASGRNDVIKTWSRRSTILPQFVGLTFGVYNGQKFIPVLVTENMVGQKFGEFSPTRSYFGHTADRKSRRA
- the rplV gene encoding 50S ribosomal protein L22, which translates into the protein MGKKATPRNLADTEARAVIKNLRVSPQKLNLVAAQIRGKPVQRALMDLEFSRRRIAQSVKAGLESAIANAENNHQLDVDRLVVAEATVGKGLVMKRWRARARGRVARIHKPFSQITLVVREQGEA
- the rpsC gene encoding 30S ribosomal protein S3; this translates as MGQKINPIGLRLGINRTWDSRWYAEGQAYGSLLMEDLELRRVLEKRLAGAGVSRIIIERPAKKARITIHSARPGVVIGKKGADIEKLRSDIARMTGSEVSLNIVEVRKPEIDAALVAENIAQQLERRVGFRRAMKRAVQNAMRLGALGVRVMCGGRLGGAEIARTEQYHEGSVPLHTLRADVQYGTATAMTTYGTCGVKVWVYRGDIMEHDPMAQDRRIEEQQSGGMPAR
- the rplP gene encoding 50S ribosomal protein L16, with translation MLSPKRTKYRKQHKGRLHGVAQSGNSLNFGSYGLKAITPGRVTARQLEAARRAMTRHMKRAGRVWIRVFPDVPVSQKPAEVRMGKGKGTPEYWMVRVKPGRVMFEIDGVPDDVAREAFELASAKLPLQTRVVSRMLG
- the rpmC gene encoding 50S ribosomal protein L29, which codes for MKATDIRAKTEDELRDELRGLKKEAFNLRFQQASGQLENTARVRDVRRDIARVQTVLNERRLAQ
- the rpsQ gene encoding 30S ribosomal protein S17, yielding MPRRVLTGTVVSNKMDKSVTVRVDRRVRHPIYKKFMTQSKKIAAHDAENSLEIGDVVRIRECRPISKSKHFEVIEKVGA
- the rplN gene encoding 50S ribosomal protein L14, translating into MIQMQTNLEVADNSGARRVQCIKVLGGSKRMTAGVGDVIVVSVKEAIPRGRVKKGEIHRAVIVRTKKDISRSDGSTIRFDSNAAVLITPQGEPIGTRIFGPVTRELRARRYMKIISLAPEVL
- the rplX gene encoding 50S ribosomal protein L24 yields the protein MKMRVKRGDQVVVLTGRDKGKTGEVLRVDRERNRVLVQGVNMAKRHQRPTQTSPGGINEFEASIHVSNVALIDPDTRKPTRVGYKTLDDGRKVRFAKRSGEIIDQ
- the rplE gene encoding 50S ribosomal protein L5, whose amino-acid sequence is MTTRLAEHYESVLKPKLKEQFGYPNDLAVPRLDKIVLNMGLGEATQDSKKIETATNEMGLIAGQKAQITTAKQSIANFKLREGVAIGCKVTLRRERMFEFLDRLVTIALPRVRDFRGLRPTSFDGRGNYAMGLREQIVFPEINYDEVDEIRGLDVIICTTADTDDEARELLRGFEMPFRE
- the rpsN gene encoding 30S ribosomal protein S14, with product MAKKSAIEKNKRRRKLVDQYAAKRDELKAIARDSSRQPEERFAARMKLAKLPRNSAKVRIRNRCELTGRPRAYYRKFRMSRIALRELGSTGRIPGLVKSSW
- the rpsH gene encoding 30S ribosomal protein S8 encodes the protein MSMSDPLGDMLTRIRNGQRAGLGSVVSPASRMRERVLDVLQTEGFIRGYSVAEMRQGISEITIELKYQEGTPVIREIQRVSRPGRRVYSKIRDLRQVYGGLGIAILSTPKGVLSDNSARAENVGGEVLCHVF
- the rplF gene encoding 50S ribosomal protein L6, producing MSRVGSSPVAVPDGTDVQISGQMVSVKGKLGELAVELPSDVEVTQDGSDIVVKPRSTSKRARMSWGTSRALVNNLVLGVTDGFTKTLEITGVGYRAAVQGKTLNLQLGFSHDVNFPIPEGISITCEGQTTIVISGADKQAVGQVAAKIRGYRKPEPYKGKGIKYAGEVIIRKEGKKK
- the rplR gene encoding 50S ribosomal protein L18, whose product is MTSTLRNLAIRRRNRVRSKLRRVAKSSRPRLSVFRSGRHIYAQVIDDTAGATLAAASSKDKEFKTGKGWNIDGASEVGKLIAERAKAAGVSDVVFDRGSYLFHGRVKALAEAARGGGLNF
- the rpsE gene encoding 30S ribosomal protein S5, whose product is MAQAPQRNRRDGGGRRDNREDSEFVERLVSINRVAKVVKGGRRFGFAAIVVVGDQNGRVGHGSGKAREVPEAIRKATESAKRGMVRVPLREGRTLHHDVQGHFGAGHVVLRAAPAGTGIIAGGPLRAVFECLGVQDVVAKSIGTSNPHNMIKASFEALENMMSPRAVAARRGLKVADIIGRRGVQDSVGGGEEAETAEAEAENG
- the rpmD gene encoding 50S ribosomal protein L30, whose protein sequence is MADAKKTVRVTQHGSAIGRRGDQRQTLIGLGLNKRHRTRELEDTPAVRGMIEKVKHLVRVEDAD
- the rplO gene encoding 50S ribosomal protein L15; the protein is MNINELSDNQGARRARKRVGRGPGSGLGKTGGRGMKGQKSRSGVAIKGFEGGQMPLYRRLPKRGFTKPNRADLAELTLGRLQAAIDSKKLDAGSAITEDALVAAGVVRRKLDGVRLLATGELTSKVSLELASATRGAIAAVEKAGGSITVSIQPKEKTPRTVKTVPDGNAAPAENDADEESTES